CACGTATCGCGTCGACGCGTACGCTGCCGAGCCGACGCCTGTCAACGCGGTGAACGAGAAGAGCGTGATCGACGTTGACGCCGTCGGTGAGGCGATAAGACGAGCGGTCCGCCGGGCCGGGGCCAAGGCCAAGGAAGCGGCCGTGGCGATCAGCGGCGACGCCGCGATCACCAAGGTCATCCAGATGCCCGCCTCCCTGAGCGAGGCCGACCTCGAAGACCAGATCAGCCTTCAAGCCGACCAGTACATCCCCTTCCCGCTGGAAGAGGTGAGCTTCGACTTCGAGGTGCTGAGCAAGAACGAAGAGACCGGCATGTCCGACGTGCTGCTGGTGGCGACGCGTTCGGAGAACGTCGAGCAACGCCAGGCCGCCGTCGAAGCCGCCGGACTCAAGGCGCGCCTGGTCGACGTCGAGGCCTTCGCCCTCGAGAACGCTTGCCAGCTGATGCGTCACCAGATGCCCGACGAAGGCGTGAGCAAGTCCATCGCCGTAGTCGACTTCGGCGCCAGCAGCACCACCTTCAGCGTGCTCACCAACCTCAGCGTGGACTACACGCGCGACTTCGCCTTCGGCGGTCAGCAGCTCACCGAAGAGATCATGCGCACCTACGGCGTATCGATGGGCGAAGCGGGCCGCCTCAAGAAGGAGGGCGGACTGCCTAGCAATTACGGGCCAGAGGTGCTCGAGCCGTTCATCGACGATATGTCCCAGCAGGTCAGTCGCTCGCTGCAGTTCTACCTGGCATCCGGCTCGAATCGGGAGCAGCCCGACCAGATCATCGTCTGCGGTGGCTGCGCCAACATCCCCGGAGCGGCCGAGCTCATTCAGAGCAAGGTGGGCATCCCTACGGTGAAGGGCGACCCGCTCGGCACCCTGAAGGTGTCTTCGCGCGCCAAGGCGGCAGGTGTCACCACCGACGCCACCGCCCTACTCACGGCGTGCGGCCTGGCCCTGCGCAGCTTCGACTAACGGAGTAACCGATGCCTCGCATTAACTTACTGCCCTGGCGAGAAGAGCTCCGACAGGAACGGCAGAAGAACTTCGGCATCGCCGCTGGCGCGGCCGTGGCGCTGGGCGCCTTCGTCGTGTGGTACGCCGCAACCTACTACCAGACCCGCATCGACCACCAGCGCGACCGCAACAAGTTCCTCAGCAATCAGATCGCCGAGATCGACAAGCAGATCGAGGAGATCCAAGCCCTCGAGGATCTGCGCGATCGCCTGATTGCCCGCATGGGCATCATCGACGAGCTGCAGCGCAGCCGGCCGGTGATGGTGCACCTGTTCGACGAACTCGTGCGCACGCTCCCCGAAGGCGTCTACCTCGAGAGTGTGCAGCAGAACAGCAAGCGCATCTTGATCAAGGGCGTGGCCCAGTCCTCCACGCGCGTATCCAACTACATGCGCGACCTCGACGCCTCACCGTGGTTCACCGATGCGGGCCTCAACATTCTCGAGAAGCGCGGGGAGTCTATCGAGTTCACCATCTTCGTGAGCCAGGGCGCCCCCGAGGCGGAAACGACGGACGAGGCTGCCTCATGAACTTCCTCGAGCAGCTTCGCAACCTCGACATCAACGACATCGGCCGCTGGCCGCTCGTCTTCCGGGGCATTTTCATCGTCCTGATCTTCATGGGCGTGACGGCCGGGGGCATGTACAACTTCGTCTTCAAGTCGAAGGTGGAGGAACTGGAAAAGGTGCAGGAGCGCGAGCAACGCTTGCGCCAGCGCTTCGAGACCAAGCAGCGCCAGGCTGCCAACTTCGATGCCTACAAGGTGCAGCTGGGGCAGATGGAGCAGGAGTTCGGCACCATGTTGCGCCAGCTTCCGGGCCAGACCGAGGTGCCCAACCTGCTCACGGACATTTCGCAAACAGGTCTCGCCGCCGGCTTGGAGGAAGAGCTCTTTCAGCCGAGCCAGGAGATCGAGCGCGACTTCTACGCGGAGCTGCCGATTCGCATCCGCCTGAACGGGAGCTACCACGAGTTCGGGCAGTTCGTGAGCGGGATCGCCTCCCTGCCGCGCATCGTGACTCTGCACAACATCACGATCAAACCTACTGGATCCGGTAGGAGCAGTCGACGCAACGAGGACCAGCCCGTATCGGTGATCGGGGACGCTCTGGAGCTCGACATCACTGCCAAGACCTACCGCTACCTTGACGACGACGAGAGCACGGGCCAGTGAACAAACCCAGCACTATCGACCCGTCACGACGACGATCACGCCCCGTGTGGCAATCGCTCATCACGCTGGCGCCCCTGGGCGCCATTTTGCTCCTCAGCGGATGCGTGAACCGGGACATGTCGGATCTGCAGCGCTACGCGCAGTCGATCAAGGCACGGCCCGGCGGTCGCATCGAGCCGCTGCCAGAGATCAAGAGCTACGAGAACTTCGAGTATTCCGCGTCGAAGCTTCGCGCGCCGTTCAAGCCGGACACGGCGTTGGCGCAGCGCGCCCCCGCGGCGAGCGACGGGCCTCGCCCCGACCCGAACCGACGCAAGGAGTACCTCGAGAGCTTCCCCCTCGATTCCCTGCGCATGGTCGGCACGCTGGAGATCGAAGGGCGTTACTACGGGCTCGTGCGAGACGCCGACGGCCTCGTTCACCAGGTGCTGCCCGGGCAGTACATGGGTGAGTACGACGGCCGCGTGAACGCGGTGACCAACGCCGCCATCGAACTCACGGAGCTGGTACCCAACGGTATCGATGGCTTCGTGGAGCGCGAGGCCGCCGTAGCACTTAATTGAGCGCCGCCGCCGTGGGCGGCGTCGTTGGATGTTGGATTTAGCGATGGTCGCCGGAGAACCGACGGTTTCCGGTGCACCGAATGCACATGTCGAGGCTTTTAGCATGAACCGTGAAGTTCTGGGTGTCTGCGCCATGGGGCGGTGGTTGAAACCGCCTAACGCGGCGATGTGGCTGTCTGCCATCACGCTGCTGGTGGCGCTGCTGCTGGGATCGACGGGCCCCGCCCTGGCCCAGAACGAGTTCTCGAACTATCTCGATGACATCGAGGTGATCACCCTGCCCGGACAGCAGGTGCAGCTGGTGCTGCGCATGCGCGGGGCAGCGCCCGAGCCGAACACCTTCAGCATCGATAACCCGGCGCGTATCTCCATCGATCTGGCGGACACGGGCGTCGCCCTCGCGACCCGTCGCCGCGACGTGGGCATCGGCCTGCTGAACAGCGTGGTGGCGGCCGAAGCCGCCGGTCGTACACGCGTGGTGCTGAACCTCGACAGCCCCGTCACCTACACCGCCGCCGCCCAGGGCAACACGGTCACCATCACCCTCGCCTCGGAAGCGGAGATGGCCGCCTCCTCCACCGCGCCGCTCGGGTCCGGCGGTATCAATGCCCCGTCGCCTGCATCGCGCACGGGCACCTTCGGCTCCAGCGAACTGCGCAACGTCGACTTCCGCCGCAGCGAAGAGGGCGCAGGGCGCGTCGTGCTGCAACTCTCCGACCCCTCCACCGTGGTCGACCTGCAGCAGGAAGGTGATCAGGTCATCGTGGTGCTGAAGAACACCACCGTGCCGTCCGAGCTGATGCAGCGCCTGGACGTGCTCGATTTCGCCACGCCGGTGAAGACCATCGACACCATGCAGGTGAACCGCGATACGCGGGTGATCGTGACGGGCTTCGGCGCCTTCGATCAGCTCGCCTACCAGTCCGATGAGCGCGTCACCGTCGAGCTGAAGCCGCTGACGCCGGAAGAGCTGCGCATCCGCGAGGAAGAGGAGCGCGAGCGCTACACGGGCGAGCGCCTCACCCTGAACTTCCAAGACATCGAGGCGCGCGCCGTCCTGCAGCTGCTCGCCGACGTGAGTAATCAGAACATCGTGGTCAGCGACACGGTGGCAGGCAACGTCACCCTGCGCCTGCAGAACGTGCCATGGGATCAGGCCCTGGACATCGTGCTGCAGACCAAGGGTCTCGATAAGCGCCAGAAGGACAACGTCATCCTGGTGGCTCCCGCCGAAGAGATCGCCAACCGCGAACGGCGCGAACTCGAGGCCGCCAGTCAGATTCGCCAGCTCGCGCCCCTGCGCAGCGAGTTCATCCAGGTCAACTACGCGAAGGCGCAAGATCTCGCGCTGCTCATCCAGGGCGCCGCCCTGCAGGGGGTTGCCGGTGGCGTGCCCGGTGGGGGCGCGCGACGTACGCTGCTCTCCGAGCGCGGCAGCGTCACCCTGGACGAGCGCACCAATACGCTGCTCGTGCAGGACACGGCGGAGAAGCTGGCGGAGATTCGCCGCCTCGTGCGCACCCTCGACGTGCCCGTACGCCAGGTGCTGATCGAATCGCGCATCGTCATCGTCAACGATGACTTCAGCCGCGACATCGGTATCCGTTCGGGAATCACGGCGGTGGAGGAGAACGGCAGCGACGGTCTAATCGCCATCACCGGTGGCTCCGCCGGCGCCGACACCATCGTCAACTCCGGACTCAACAACCTGAACACCACCGGCAGCCCGTTCCCGGCGGCCGTGCCGGCGCTTAACGATCGCCTTAACGTCAACGTGCCGATCGCCTCGCCGGCGGGGCGCCTGGGGCTGGCGATTCTCGACTCGAACTATCTGCTTGACCTGGAACTCGCGGCCCTGCAGGCCGAAGGCCGGGGCGAGATCATCTCCACCCCGCGTGTGATCACCGCCAACCAGCAGGAAGCCACCATCAAGCAGGGTGTGGAGATTCCCTTCCAGGAAGCCTCGGCCAGCGGCGCCACCACCACCCGCTTCAAGGAAGCGGTGCTGAGCTTGGTGGTCGTGCCCCTGATCACGCCGGACAACCGCATCATCATGGATCTGCAGGTCAGCCAGGACAGCATCGGCGAACAGGTGCCGAGCGCGACTGGCGGCTTCGTGCCCAGTATCGACACCCGCGAGGTGGTGACCCAGGTGCTGGTGAACAACGGCGAGACCGTCGTGCTCGGCGGCATCTACGAGACAACCAAGACGGAAACCCTGAGCAAGGTGCCCGTGCTTGGCGATATCCCTGGGCTCGGCCGCCTGTTCCAGAGCAGCACCCGTAGCTCCAACAAGGCCGAGCTGTTGATCTTCGTCACTCCGAAGATTCTGCGCGAAGGCTCGAACGTCTTTTAGGCGCTTCGACGACACGCGACGACAAGCTTTAGCGATTTGACTCGAGGAACATCCAACATGCGCAAGGCAGGCAGTTTCCTACTGCTCCTCATGGCCGCCCTTTTCATCGTGGGCTGCTCGAGTGACGGAACCCTGGTCGTGATCCCGGAACCGGTCGCCGAAGAGCCCGACCCTGATGATCCAGATGCACCGCCTCAGGTCATCCTCTCCAGCGTATCGGTGATCTCCTCGAGCAA
This DNA window, taken from Pseudomonadota bacterium, encodes the following:
- a CDS encoding pilus assembly protein PilP, with the protein product MWQSLITLAPLGAILLLSGCVNRDMSDLQRYAQSIKARPGGRIEPLPEIKSYENFEYSASKLRAPFKPDTALAQRAPAASDGPRPDPNRRKEYLESFPLDSLRMVGTLEIEGRYYGLVRDADGLVHQVLPGQYMGEYDGRVNAVTNAAIELTELVPNGIDGFVEREAAVALN
- a CDS encoding type IV pilus secretin PilQ, with the protein product MNREVLGVCAMGRWLKPPNAAMWLSAITLLVALLLGSTGPALAQNEFSNYLDDIEVITLPGQQVQLVLRMRGAAPEPNTFSIDNPARISIDLADTGVALATRRRDVGIGLLNSVVAAEAAGRTRVVLNLDSPVTYTAAAQGNTVTITLASEAEMAASSTAPLGSGGINAPSPASRTGTFGSSELRNVDFRRSEEGAGRVVLQLSDPSTVVDLQQEGDQVIVVLKNTTVPSELMQRLDVLDFATPVKTIDTMQVNRDTRVIVTGFGAFDQLAYQSDERVTVELKPLTPEELRIREEEERERYTGERLTLNFQDIEARAVLQLLADVSNQNIVVSDTVAGNVTLRLQNVPWDQALDIVLQTKGLDKRQKDNVILVAPAEEIANRERRELEAASQIRQLAPLRSEFIQVNYAKAQDLALLIQGAALQGVAGGVPGGGARRTLLSERGSVTLDERTNTLLVQDTAEKLAEIRRLVRTLDVPVRQVLIESRIVIVNDDFSRDIGIRSGITAVEENGSDGLIAITGGSAGADTIVNSGLNNLNTTGSPFPAAVPALNDRLNVNVPIASPAGRLGLAILDSNYLLDLELAALQAEGRGEIISTPRVITANQQEATIKQGVEIPFQEASASGATTTRFKEAVLSLVVVPLITPDNRIIMDLQVSQDSIGEQVPSATGGFVPSIDTREVVTQVLVNNGETVVLGGIYETTKTETLSKVPVLGDIPGLGRLFQSSTRSSNKAELLIFVTPKILREGSNVF
- a CDS encoding pilus assembly protein PilM, with amino-acid sequence MAKLTLFGNTFKPILGLDITTSSVKLLELSDAGGTYRVDAYAAEPTPVNAVNEKSVIDVDAVGEAIRRAVRRAGAKAKEAAVAISGDAAITKVIQMPASLSEADLEDQISLQADQYIPFPLEEVSFDFEVLSKNEETGMSDVLLVATRSENVEQRQAAVEAAGLKARLVDVEAFALENACQLMRHQMPDEGVSKSIAVVDFGASSTTFSVLTNLSVDYTRDFAFGGQQLTEEIMRTYGVSMGEAGRLKKEGGLPSNYGPEVLEPFIDDMSQQVSRSLQFYLASGSNREQPDQIIVCGGCANIPGAAELIQSKVGIPTVKGDPLGTLKVSSRAKAAGVTTDATALLTACGLALRSFD
- a CDS encoding PilN domain-containing protein, encoding MPRINLLPWREELRQERQKNFGIAAGAAVALGAFVVWYAATYYQTRIDHQRDRNKFLSNQIAEIDKQIEEIQALEDLRDRLIARMGIIDELQRSRPVMVHLFDELVRTLPEGVYLESVQQNSKRILIKGVAQSSTRVSNYMRDLDASPWFTDAGLNILEKRGESIEFTIFVSQGAPEAETTDEAAS
- a CDS encoding type 4a pilus biogenesis protein PilO yields the protein MNFLEQLRNLDINDIGRWPLVFRGIFIVLIFMGVTAGGMYNFVFKSKVEELEKVQEREQRLRQRFETKQRQAANFDAYKVQLGQMEQEFGTMLRQLPGQTEVPNLLTDISQTGLAAGLEEELFQPSQEIERDFYAELPIRIRLNGSYHEFGQFVSGIASLPRIVTLHNITIKPTGSGRSSRRNEDQPVSVIGDALELDITAKTYRYLDDDESTGQ